A genome region from Labilibaculum antarcticum includes the following:
- a CDS encoding electron transfer flavoprotein subunit beta/FixA family protein — MKILVCISNVPDTTTKVKFKEDNTLFDDSGVQWIINPWDELALTRALELKEDAGNSVDEVCVIHVGGTQTDATLRKALAIGADKAIRIDGYPADAYYVAGQIAAYLKENPFDIVFSGIESSDYNGSSVGAMIAEFMDYSGVSSVSQVNIDKDELILYRAIPGGKQKIKTEVPLVAVVQKGIATEPRIPSMRGIMMARKKPLEVKAAVEMEILTKSVKFDLPETKGACKMIDSEHVEQLVELLKNEAKVL; from the coding sequence ATGAAGATACTGGTCTGTATAAGTAATGTTCCTGATACCACCACAAAAGTGAAGTTTAAGGAAGATAATACTCTGTTTGATGATTCAGGTGTTCAGTGGATCATTAATCCATGGGATGAGCTGGCTTTAACTCGTGCATTAGAGCTGAAAGAAGATGCCGGCAATTCTGTTGATGAGGTTTGTGTAATTCATGTTGGAGGCACGCAAACAGATGCAACCTTACGAAAAGCACTTGCTATTGGCGCTGATAAGGCGATTCGTATTGATGGCTATCCTGCCGACGCATACTATGTGGCCGGACAAATTGCTGCATATTTAAAGGAAAATCCTTTTGATATTGTTTTTAGTGGTATCGAATCAAGTGATTACAATGGTTCGTCTGTTGGAGCAATGATTGCAGAGTTTATGGATTATTCTGGAGTCTCATCTGTAAGTCAGGTAAATATTGATAAGGATGAGCTTATTCTTTATCGGGCAATTCCGGGAGGAAAGCAAAAAATAAAAACCGAAGTGCCATTGGTGGCTGTAGTTCAGAAAGGAATTGCAACCGAACCCAGAATTCCTTCGATGAGAGGAATTATGATGGCTCGAAAGAAACCTTTAGAGGTAAAAGCAGCAGTGGAGATGGAAATACTAACTAAATCTGTAAAATTTGATTTGCCTGAAACTAAAGGTGCTTGCAAGATGATTGATTCAGAGCATGTAGAACAATTGGTTGAATTGTTGAAAAATGAAGCTAAGGTATTGTAA